The DNA region ACTTTTCTTTTTGCTCTTCTGAAAGAGAATTATTTAAAGTATCAAAAAGTATTTTTTCTGCTTCGTTTTTAGCTTCCCATATTAGGTTCTCAATAGTAGTTATACCAGGAAGTATAATTTTATTTTTTCTAAAAAAATTCAAACACTCATCAAAAAGATATAAGGTATCTTCATTTTCTAAACTTAATTTGTAGATATAGTTAAATACTTTTTTGTGTTCAACTTCACCAAAAGAAATAAAACCATATTCCTCTTTAATCTCTTTCATATGTTGCCAAAGAGTATTATCTCTTTGTGGGTATCTTCTAGCAGGTACTATTCCAGTCCCTATTTGTTTTGCAATATAACTTATTACTATCTTTGGAATAGACTTAATGTAGCTATATGGCCAACCGGGATATCTCAATACTGCTAATTGCAAAGCAAATCCTATTTTATTTTCATCTCTTCTATGTCTTTGAATAATTTCTAAATCATATTTTGAAAATGTGTAATATCTTGCTAAAGATAATTCATCTTCAGGTATTTTCATGAACATTTCTCTTTGCTCTTGAGAAAATAACTCTTTTCCTCTTAATGACATATTGTAACTCCTTTAATTGTATTTTTAATATTATATCAATAGAGTAGACTCTATTGATACAAAATAAGAACCGTGATAAAATATAGGTTTGTAGAGTCTCATAAGACTTGTCTCAAAGAGGAGGAATAAAAATGAGAAAAATAGGGTATATTCGTGTGAGTTCTGAAGATCAAAATTTAGCGAGGCAAAAACAGCAACTTCTAGAAATTGGAATGGATATTATTTTTGAAGAAAAAATTTCTGGAGCTACAATGAATAGATTAGAATTACAAAATATGTTAAAAGAGATTAAAAGTGGAGATGTTATTTATGTAACTGATTTAACAAGAATTACTCGTAGTACTCATGATCTATTTTTGTTAATAGATTTAATTAGAGGAAAAAAAGCATATTTAAAATCTTTGAAAGATACTTGGTTAGATTTATCTGAAGAAAATCCATATAGTC from Cetobacterium sp. ZOR0034 includes:
- a CDS encoding recombinase family protein; the protein is MRKIGYIRVSSEDQNLARQKQQLLEIGMDIIFEEKISGATMNRLELQNMLKEIKSGDVIYVTDLTRITRSTHDLFLLIDLIRGKKAYLKSLKDTWLDLSEENPYSQFLITIMAGVNQLERDLIRMRQREGIEIAKREGKFKGRVKKYHNNHAGMNYALKLYQEGEMTVKQICEITNISRASIYRKLLEIKGLDSI